In the genome of Planococcus donghaensis, the window TGTTGAAGTGTATGCTACTTCGGTCAATCAAATTGATTGGAAATTACGTAAAGGTTATTTAAAAGATATGCTACCTTGGGAATTTCCAATTATTTTAGGTTGGGATATGGCTGGGGTAGTGGCTGAAGTTGGAGCAAACGTTAAGCACTTTAAAGTAGGACACCGTGTTTTTGCAAGACCTGCGACAACACGCCAAGGGACCTATGCGGAATTTGTACCAGTAGAAGCGAACTTACTTGCACATATGCCTGAAAGTATGTCATTTGAAGAAGGTGCAGCCATTCCCTTAGCTGGATTAACTGCTTATCAATGTATCGTTGGTTTTGCGAACGTGAAAAAAGGGGAAAAAGTCTTAATTCACGCAGGAGCTGGTGGAGTAGGGACTATGGCTATTCAAATAGCTAATAGTATTGGAGCGTATGTAGCTACGACTGCGAGTGATATCAATGACGAATTGGTTAAATCTTTAGGAGCAAATCGTGTGATCAACTATAGTGAAGAAGATTTTAGTGAATTGCTGGAGAATTTTGATGCCGTTTTAGATACGATGGGCGGGGAAGTTTTAGAGAAAAGTTTCAAAGTACTGAAAAAAGGCGGCAAGCTAATTTCCATTGCAGGAGAACCATCACGTGAACAAGCCGAAGAACATGGAGTACATGCGACGAGTTATTGGCTAGAGCCAAATGGTGCGCAATTGCATCAACTGGCCAACCTTTTTATATCTGGCGAATTAAAACCAACAATTGGTCATGTTTTTGATTTCTCAGAGCAAGGGGTAAGAGATGCTCATGAATTGAGCGAAACTCATCATGCTCGCGGAAAAATTATTATTAAAATAAAATCATAAAATAAAAAAATCCTTTCAAACTAGCGAAAGGATTTTTTTTAGTTTAGAAGTTTTCAGGTTTTCCAGCTTTATCAGCTGAATAATATTCGGTTGGGGCATCGTCTTGCGCTTCTTCTGTCCGGACGACTAATACGTCGCATTTTGCAGAACGAACAATGTGTTCAGATACACTACCAATCAAAAAGCGTTCAACCGCATTTAATCCAGTCGCCCCACAAATAATTAAATCAGCTTCAACTTTTTGAGCTAAATCTCTCGAAATCATTGATTTTGGAGAACCATAATCGACGACAATGTTTACTTTTTCAACTCCACCGGCTAGAGCTTCTTTTTTATACTCTTCCAATAAATCTTCAGCGAACTTTTGTGCCCGATCAGCGATGGATCGATCATAAGCTTCGATTGCAGCAAAAGAGCGTGTATCGATTACGTTGACTAAGTTTAATGTGGCGTTGTTTCGTTCGGCAATACCTACTGATTTTTTAAATGCCCACTCTGCTTCTTTAGAACCGTCTACCGCTACAAGAATTTGACTGTATTTTAAAGTCATCCTACATTCCTCCTTCATCTGTCTATAGGTACTCATTCGCTATAAAAAGAAGAGTTCCTGCTTAATTGAAGTTAATTTGCTGAATTTTTTGTCTATTTAATGAAATATTATTTATATCGTATAAAAGCGGCATCGGAATTTTTCCGAAGCCGCTTTTATGATTAGTTTTTTATAATTTGAAGTTCTTTTGGATATTTTGTTAATACTTCATAGCCGTCAGCTGTTACAGCTACGTCGTCTTCAATGCGAACACCAACTTTACCAGGTACGTAAATGCCTGGCTCTAGTGTGAAGACCATACCTTTTTCTATTTTCATTGTGTTTTCTCCGTGAATTGAAGGGAACTCATGAACATCAATTCCAAGACCATGACCAAGACGGTGAGTGAAATAGTCTCCATACCCCGCATCTGCGATCACTTTACGTGAAATTTGATCAAGTTCAGCTGCCGTAACGCCTGGTTTGACCGCTTCAAGAGCAGCCATTTCAGAACGATAAACAACGTCATAAACTTCTTTTTGCTCTTCATTCGGTTCACCAAGTGCTAATGTACGGGTAATATCTGAGCAATAGCCTTTGTGAACCACACCAAGATCAAACAAAACTAAATCACCTTGTTTAAGCTTGTATTCACCAGTTTTACCATGCGGCGAAGCTGCGCGATCACCAGTTAATACAGTAGTATCAAATGACATATGCGTAACGCCACGTTTTTTTAATGCTAATTCGATTTCAGTCATGACTTCA includes:
- a CDS encoding universal stress protein, which encodes MTLKYSQILVAVDGSKEAEWAFKKSVGIAERNNATLNLVNVIDTRSFAAIEAYDRSIADRAQKFAEDLLEEYKKEALAGGVEKVNIVVDYGSPKSMISRDLAQKVEADLIICGATGLNAVERFLIGSVSEHIVRSAKCDVLVVRTEEAQDDAPTEYYSADKAGKPENF
- a CDS encoding NADP-dependent oxidoreductase; protein product: MKAIVINNYGGREQLVEREIEKPAITDDQVLVEVYATSVNQIDWKLRKGYLKDMLPWEFPIILGWDMAGVVAEVGANVKHFKVGHRVFARPATTRQGTYAEFVPVEANLLAHMPESMSFEEGAAIPLAGLTAYQCIVGFANVKKGEKVLIHAGAGGVGTMAIQIANSIGAYVATTASDINDELVKSLGANRVINYSEEDFSELLENFDAVLDTMGGEVLEKSFKVLKKGGKLISIAGEPSREQAEEHGVHATSYWLEPNGAQLHQLANLFISGELKPTIGHVFDFSEQGVRDAHELSETHHARGKIIIKIKS
- a CDS encoding M24 family metallopeptidase, whose translation is MNKITQLQNYLQEQSIDAAFITDPYNVFYVSGFKSNPHERLLGVMVFAEAEPFLICPKMEIPDAKNAGWAGEVVGHEDTQNSMEILYQTVLARGVDLKTMAVEKAHMTVERYESLLSFFGSLSITQLDEQLNAMRVIKDDAELQILREAAALADYAIEVAARTIKEGITEIEVMTEIELALKKRGVTHMSFDTTVLTGDRAASPHGKTGEYKLKQGDLVLFDLGVVHKGYCSDITRTLALGEPNEEQKEVYDVVYRSEMAALEAVKPGVTAAELDQISRKVIADAGYGDYFTHRLGHGLGIDVHEFPSIHGENTMKIEKGMVFTLEPGIYVPGKVGVRIEDDVAVTADGYEVLTKYPKELQIIKN